A window of Mangifera indica cultivar Alphonso chromosome 13, CATAS_Mindica_2.1, whole genome shotgun sequence contains these coding sequences:
- the LOC123194399 gene encoding pentatricopeptide repeat-containing protein At4g19890-like: MVSLFIKRCHCLQRKLSPTSVLTLFVLRPFSHCTHYNDVRFAPAQPPLSPSSSPSTAPTPPQSFLKTICSSALESYYKQAHFLSSPPKLNLCIDTESLTHEQAITVVASLANEAGSMVALSFFYWAIGFAKFRHFRRLYIVCATSLIDNGNFERAHKVMQCMVRSFAEIGRLKEAFSIVIEVSNHGLPLVTGSFNSVVGVACEMGLVEFAEKVFEEMCERGVSPDSCSYKLMVIAYCRMGRLREADRWLSAMIERGLLVDNSTLTLIISAFCEKGFVSRAFWYFNRMIEAGLKPNLINYTALINGLCKRGSIKQAFEMLEEMVRIGFKPNVYTHTILIDGLCKKGWTEKAFRLFLKLVRSDNYKPNVYTYTTMINGYCKEEKMNRAEMLLGRMKEQGLFPNTNTYTSLIDGHCKAGNFERAYELMHLMGKEGFTPNICTYNAIIDGLCKRGRVTEAYEVLMKGFEEGLQADKITYTILISEHCKRFEIEQALVFFCKMVKVALQADIHAYTTLIAAFSRQKRMKESEKLFEEAIRLGLVPTKETYTSMICGYCRDGNVSMALKLFHRMGEHGCVPDGFTYGALISGLCKESKLDEACELYETMVDRGISPCEVTRVTLAYEYCKKNDSAMAMVILESLDKKLWIRTVNTLVRKLCSESKVGIAALFFHKLLEKDSNVDHVTLSAFTTACYENNNYALVSDLSKRISEGIG, translated from the coding sequence ATGGTGTCTCTTTTTATTAAGAGATGTCATTGTCTTCAACGAAAACTATCACCTACATCAGTCCTCACTCTCTTCGTTCTCAGGCCATTCTCGCACTGCACTCACTATAATGACGTTCGCTTCGCTCCTGCACAGCCCCCTCTTTCTCCATCATCATCACCGTCAACAGCCCCGACCCCACCGCAATCTTTTCTAAAAACAATTTGCTCTTCGGCCCTGGAATCTTATTACAAACAAGCCCATTTCCTATCATCCCCGCCCAAGCTCAATCTTTGCATAGACACCGAGTCTTTGACCCACGAACAGGCCATTACTGTGGTTGCTTCACTGGCTAACGAAGCGGGTTCGATGGTGGCACTCAGTTTCTTTTACTGGGCGATTGGGTTTGCGAAGTTTCGTCATTTTCGGAGACTTTATATAGTTTGCGCCACCTCATTGATTGATAATGGGAATTTTGAGAGAGCTCACAAGGTGATGCAGTGTATGGTGAGGAGTTTCGCTGAAATTGGGAGGTTGAAGGAGGCGTTTAGCATTGTTATTGAGGTTTCAAATCATGGGTTGCCGTTGGTTACCGGTAGTTTTAACTCTGTTGTGGGGGTTGCCTGTGAAATGGGGTTGGTCGAGTTCGCGGAGAAAGTGTTTGAAGAAATGTGTGAGAGAGGTGTAAGTCCGGATTCTTGCAGTTATAAGTTGATGGTTATTGCATATTGTAGAATGGGTAGACTTAGAGAGGCTGATAGGTGGTTGAGTGCAATGATTGAGAGAGGGCTCCTTGTTGATAATTCGAcgttaacattaattattagTGCTTTCTGTGAGAAGGGTTTTGTGAGTAGagcattttggtattttaataGGATGATTGAAGCAGGTCTGAAACCGAACTTGATCAATTACACGGCTTTGATCAACGGGTTGTGTAAGAGAGGCAGCATTAAGCAAGCATTTGAAATGTTGGAGGAAATGGTTCGAATAGGCTTTAAACCGAATGTGTATACTCATACAATATTGATTGATGGGCTTTGTAAGAAGGGTTGGACTGAAAAGGCTTTCAGGCTGTTTCTTAAGCTTGTTCGAAGTGATAATTACAAGccaaatgtgtatacatatacCACTATGATTAATGGGTActgcaaagaagaaaagatgaatCGTGCAGAGATGTTGTTGGGCAGAATGAAAGAGCAAGGGCTGTTTCCAAATACCAACACATATACTAGTCTTATAGATGGGCATTGCAAAGCAGGGAATTTTGAAAGAGCATATGAATTGATGCATTTGATGGGCAAAGAAGGCTTTACTCCTAATATCTGTACTTATAATGCAATTATTGACGGCCTTTGTAAAAGGGGCAGGGTTACAGAAGCTTATGAGGTTCTTATGAAGGGGTTTGAAGAGGGATTGCAAGCTGATAAAATTACCTACACTATTCTCATATCTGAGCACTGTAAGCGATTTGAAATTGAACAAGCCCTGGTGTTTTTCTGTAAGATGGTTAAAGTTGCTCTGCAGGCCGATATACATGCATATACTACATTGATTGCTGCATTCTCTAGgcaaaaaagaatgaaagaaagtGAGAAACTTTTTGAGGAAGCCATCAGGCTTGGCTTGGTTCCAACCAAGGAAACATATACTTCCATGATTTGTGGGTACTGTAGGGATGGAAATGTCAGTATGGCTTTGAAGCTTTTCCACAGGATGGGTGAGCATGGTTGTGTACCAGATGGTTTTACTTATGGGGCTCTTATAAGTGGGCTTTGTAAAGAATCCAAGTTGGACGAGGCATGTGAGTTATATGAAACTATGGTAGACAGGGGGATTTCCCCCTGTGAAGTTACTCGGGTAACACTAGCATATGAGTACTGCAAGAAAAATGATTCTGCCATGGCAATGGTTATTTTGGAAAGCCTAGACAAAAAGCTCTGGATCCGAACGGTAAATACCTTGGTCAGGAAGCTTTGTAGTGAGAGTAAAGTAGGAATAGCAGCATTGTTCTTTCATAAATTACTGGAGAAGGACAGTAATGTTGATCACGTGACTCTGTCAGCCTTCACGACTGCATGTTATGAGAACAACAATTATGCTCTAGTGTCTGACTTGTCTAAAAGGATCTCTGAAGGAATTGGTTAA